One Dictyostelium discoideum AX4 chromosome 3 chromosome, whole genome shotgun sequence genomic region harbors:
- a CDS encoding DUF1731 family protein: protein MKRFAAVLIGVSITGLAIPNINFNNSINNNNNNNNKNTKISRMNQNQNQNQNVKKVLISGASGFIGNALTKTLTEGNDNNSNTDTKYEIYKLVRKTPTSMYEIEWNPDKQFIDKESLESLQPDVVIHLAGENILGIWTEEKKRKILESRTKGTTTLCEALSSISNPPKVFISASGCTYYGSNVYDPVDEYSPKGSGFFSDVVEKWEQSCDPLRKHNQQILNQNTNSTISSNGEVEVVAGGGVGGVGTQSVKPTRIVNLRIGLVMDKAGGLLGSMYYPFLFGLGGVIGSGKQYLPWISLRDAIGVIKFAIENEQVQGPINVVSINPATNYEFTKTLGTVLNRPTIFWIPETPLRYLLGKDMSEETVLSSQRVLPRKLLDYGFRFQDTNLTATLDRIVNDKK from the exons atgaaaAGATTTGCAGCAGTTTTAATAGGTGTCAGCATTACTGGTCTTGCAAtaccaaatattaatttcaataatagtattaataataataataataataataacaaaaatactAAAATTTCAAGAatgaatcaaaatcaaaatcaaaatcaaaatgttaaaaaagttttaatatcAGGTGCAAGTGGTTTCATTGGAAATGCATTAACCAAAACATTAACTGAAggaaatgataataatagtaatactgATACGAAAtatgaaatttataaattagtTAGAAAAACACCAACGTCAATGTATGAAATTGAATGGAATCCAGATAAACAATTCATTGATAAAGAATCATTAGAATCATTACAACCAGATGTTGTAATTCATTTAGCCGGTGAGAATATATTAGGAATTTGGAcagaagaaaagaaaagaaagatcTTGGAGAGTAGAACTAAAGGTACAACCACTTTATGTGAAGCATtatcttcaatttcaaatccaCCAAAAGTATTCATTTCTGCATCTGGTTGCACCTATTATGGTAGTAATGTTTATGATCCCGTAGATGAATATTCTCCAAAAGGTAGTGGTTTCTTTTCTGACGTCGTTGAAAAATGGGAACAAAGCTGTGACCCACTTAGAAAACATaatcaacaaattttaaatcaaaatactAATTCAACAATTAGTAGTAATGGtgaagttgaagttgttgctggtggtggtgttggtggtgtcGGTACACAATCAGTTAAACCAACTagaattgtaaatttaagaATTGGTTTGGTTATGGATAAAGCAGGTGGATTGTTGGGATCAATGTAttatccatttttatttggattGGGTGGCGTTATTGGCAGTGGTAAACAATATTTACCATGGATTAGTTTAAGAGATGCTATAGGTGTCATTAAGTTtgcaattgaaaatgaacaaGTCCAAGGTCCAATTAATGTAGTCTCAATTAATCCAGCCACAAACTATGAATTCACTAAAACATTAGGAACTGTATTAAATAGACCAACTATCTTTTGGATACCTGAAACTCCATTACGTTATTTGTTAGGTAAAGATATGTCTGAAGAAACCGTTTTATCTAGTCAAAGAGTATTACCAAGAAA attattGGACTACGGTTTTAGATTCCAAGATACCAATTTGACAGCAACATTGGATCGTATTGTTAATGACAAGAAGTAA
- the gp130 gene encoding glycoprotein 130: MKKNYLFLLIIFFTFILKCNSQTKPLPSDQMEMAKDLYYQIYQKNTTDPCLDNNMFTCKLINDGVNTGIYTITQLGLKKNNDTLSIITNANFSVFKNATYILIGDGIILDSSLFNTLPNFYNKASIYIYNESIPIPNDIIIPINLNQVTFTFINVPIPSNIFSGSIEVFNILGIGYGFSLPSLLPENVALKRFSTFLGYYSPFPSNAGSALKSLTSLRLSFNNDITEIGYKNYSFPTFQPFNKLQTLYITFINFGDDSNSQLWNFEQSITNLTTLNDFHITGKGFILNPSFKYTDFSNLPETFFIYFSNGCDLISNCISKPCLKLPKKSGISVIGCDFNIKNIDFTNVTYMKMQNNDFEQELPTNEGGDSSNINYSTTRLDFQDNVLIGSIPEGYCQFYKSKYPTLSYNELTGEIPTCFSCMGANYTITKNLLPNQFTDFNEKSLPTNCETFNFSLDYNKIVKTDGSTIITIKGKDFGWDFSLPSGNNDNVTLLITIPNNEITLSIPKGEGSNKTFIANFGYQFKFSQTFTYSYEIPVITSYSFGNDSKFYLNGNGFSFINNNSITLNGVSYKFTIATADEQPSGNGYSSSISFIDDGGEINNPIDSMLIGDEFNVSINVGNQVSNIVTFYLYKSISISSLSNNKLNISGSSSLVTVTFDGEFGTTNSKIVFVSINGIQCIVKSVTPQSLTISSYPSVPSVGKYQISINVGGLIFTDQIEYIKTPTTTNTTSSEENGHDGSFGSLSSQPISLLSLIILSIISLITLPK, encoded by the exons atgaaaaaaaattatttatttttattaattattttttttacatttattttaaaatgtaattCACAAACAAAACCACTTCCATCAGATCAAATGGAAATGGCAAAAGATTTatattaccaaatttatcaaaaaaatacaaCGGACCCAtgtttagataataatatgtttacatgtaaattaattaatgatggtGTGAATACAGGAATCTATACAATCACACAATTAggtttaaaaaagaataacgATACACTATCGATAATAACAAATGCCAACTTTTCAGTATTTAAGAATGCTacttatattttaattggagACGGTATTATTTTAGATTCAAGTTTATTTAATACTTTaccaaatttttataataaagcATCAAT ttatatttataatgaatcaataccaattccaaatgatattattataccaataaatttaaatcaagttACATTCACATTTATTAATGTTCCAATTCCAAGTAATATTTTTAGTGGATCAATTGAggtatttaatattttaggAATTGGGTATGGATTTTCATTACCAAGTTTATTACCGGAAAATGTAGCTTTAAAAAGGTTTAGTACATTTTTAGGATACTATTCTCCTTTTCCAAGTAATGCAGGATCAgctttaaaaagtttaacaTCTTTAagattatcatttaataatgatattactGAAATTGGTTATAAGAATTACAGTTTCCCAACTTTTCaaccatttaataaattacaaacaCTTTATATTACATTTATAAACTTTGGAGATGATTCAAATTCTCAATTATGGAATTTTGAAcaatcaattacaaatttaacaactttaaatgattttcatATTACCGGTAAaggttttattttaaatccatcatttaaatatactgatttttcaaatttaccaGAAACCTTTTTtat TTACTTTTCAAATGGAtgtgatttaatttcaaattgtaTTTCAAAACCATGTTTgaaattaccaaaaaaatCAGGAATTTCAGTTATTGGTtgtgattttaatattaaaaatattgattttacaAATGTTACTTATATGAAAATgcaaaataatgattttgaacAAGAATTACCAACAAACGAAGGTGGTGatagtagtaatattaattattcaaCTACAAGATTAGATTTTCAAgataatgttttaattggTAGTATACCAGAAGGGTATTGTCAATTctataaatcaaaatatccAACATTAAGTTACAATGAATTAACAGGTGAAATTCCAACATGTTTTAGTTGTATGGGTGCAAATTATACAATTACAAAGAATCTATTACCAAATCAATTTActgattttaatgaaaaatcattaCCAACCAATTgtgaaacttttaatttctcattagattataataaaattgttaaaaCTGATGGTtcaactattattactattaaaggTAAAGATTTTGGTTGGGATTTTAGTTTACCATctggtaataatgataatgtaactttattaattacaataccaaataatgaaataacaTTATCAATTCCAAAAGGTGAAGGatcaaataaaacatttattgCAAACTTTGGATACCAATTTAAATTCTCTCAAACATTTACATATTCTTATGAGATACCAGTAATTACAAGTTATTCATTTGGAAAtgattcaaaattttatttaaatggtaatggatttagttttataaataataatagtattacaCTTAATGGAGTATCatataaatttacaattgcTACTGCTGATGAGCAACCAAGTGGTAATGGTTACTCCTCTTCAATTTCATTCAtagatgatggtggtgaaattaataatccaaTTGATTCAATGTTAATTGGTGATGAATTTAATGTATCTATTAATGTTGGTAATCAAGTATCAAATATcgttactttttatttatataaatcaatttcaatttcatctttatcaaataataaattgaatattagtggtagtagtagtttgGTGACAGTCACATTTGATGGTGAATTTGGTACTACAAATTCAAAGATTGTTTTTGTAAGTATTAATGGTATACAATGTATTGTTAAATCTGTAACTCCTCAAAGTTTAACAATTTCATCTTATCCATCAGTTCCATCAGTTGGTAAATATCAAATTTCAATCAATGTTGGTGGTTTAATATTCACTGATCAAATAGAATATATTAAAACTCCAACTACCACAAACACCACATCCTCTGAAGAAAATGGTCATGATGGATCTTTTggatcattatcatcacaaccaatttcattattatcattaatcattttatctattatttctttaatcaCTTTACCAaaataa
- a CDS encoding UPF0406 family protein: MEFLKHYEDDEDQDDENNTKDENVNKINKRQHFEIENVIDEIPDLPLSFFENFKKIKHYSSEIIDETNKKTRLFEHVEGNYPTFIYFKVPTKSRNDIKELIEQVKEIGNEINIKQDTETCFHISISRTFPIREHHIETFTQELKKTLKNQRSIDIQLSKECCVFINDNQSRIFLSIPINQSFKSNILKLIERIDSCLSLFKFPKYYDNPEPHLSISWSLITNNNNETNDENINYIPLNKFKNKEIIRDNLKLTDSFKVSRIFWNIGKTESFIDLQ; the protein is encoded by the exons atggaatttttaaaacattacgaagatgatgaagatcaagatgatgaaaataacactaaagatgaaaatgtaaataaaataaataaaagacaacattttgaaattgaaaatgttatTGATGAAATTCCAGATTTaccattatctttttttgaaaacttCAAGAAAATCAAACATTATTCATCTGAAATTATTGatgaaacaaataaaaaaacaagattATTTGAACATGTTGAAGGTAATTACCCAacattcatttattttaaag TTCCAACTAAAAGTAGAAATGatataaaagaattaattgaacaaGTTAAAGAGAttggtaatgaaattaatattaaacaagATACTGAAACTTGTTTTCACATTTCAATTTCTAGAACATTTCCAATAAGAGAACATCATATTGAAACATTTACACAAGAACTAAAGAAAACATTAAAGAATCAAAGATCAATTGATATTCAACTATCAAAAGAATGTTGtgtatttataaatgataatcAATCTAGAATATTTCTATCAATACCAATTAACCaatcttttaaatcaaacattttaaaattaattgaaagaattgattcatgtttatcattatttaaatttccaaaataTTATGATAACCCTGAACCacatttatcaatttcatgGTCATtaattactaataataataatgaaactaatgatgaaaatattaattatatacccttaaataaatttaaaaataaagaaataataagagataatttaaaattaacagATTCATTTAAAGTTTCAAGAATATTTTGGAATATTGGTAAAACTGAATCATTTATAgatttacaataa
- the apnA gene encoding apurinic/apyrimidinic endonuclease, producing the protein MNPFVNLFIQHSKKQIFLNNNKNNILLNFNSKLYSTITYKNNNNNNNNQIINNKTIMKRKNNEIIQTEEDDDNDNGGIHDCDSCDEVDNEEIIPESPPSKKLQQQQQQQQQQQSKLKPKQTSITDFFSPTVKTSKADKISPFFSNVNNASTTNTTTNNKNVNKKTTTTTTTKKRNNKDEENEDDNEEEEEEEEEEEDKKSKKKTTTTTTTTTTTAYKKKSSPKKKKVNPTENKFSTINYKDDQYVQKEEYSSSKKEKLENVKIGGHVSIKNGYPTLIQSVVAQGFKAVAFFTNPPRTWKHHTVKLDDSIKFKQSCKSLNFDVNCILPHGSYFLNLGSPNKENLQKSRDLMIHEMKNCEILGVKHFNFHPGSHLNEISESESIKIVAESLDYILERTKDVVAVIECTAGQGTNLGYTFEHLRDMIALVKDKTRVGVCLDTCHMFAAGYNISTKSNCDVIFQEFDKVVGFKYLKGVHLNDSKSTCGSKLDRHENIGKGHIGTPCFKYLVNDKRFQNIPMILETVGPYDQEVKLLYSFIEDDDKK; encoded by the exons atgAACCcatttgttaatttatttattcaacattcaaaaaaacaaatttttttaaataataataaaaataatattttattaaattttaatagtaaACTTTATAGTACTATAacatataaaaacaataataataataataataatcaaattattaataataaaacaataatgaaaagaaagaataatgaaataattcaaactgaagaggatgatgataatgataatggagGAATTCATGACTGTGATAGTTGTGATGAAgttgataatgaagaaattatTCCCGAATCCCCTCCATCAAAAAagttacaacaacaacaacaacaacaacaacaacaacaatctaaattaaaaccaaaacaAACCTCTATAACTGATTTCTTTTCNCCAACTGTAAAAACTTCAAAAGCTGATAAAATATcaccttttttttcaaacgtTAATAATGCATCAACTACAAATACAaccactaataataaaaatgtaaataaaaaaacaacaacaacaacaactacaaaaaaaagaaataataaagatgaagaaaatgaagatgataatgaagaagaagaagaagaagaagaagaagaagaagataaaaaatcaaagaaaaaaactacgacaactacaacaacaacaacaacaacagcatataaaaagaaaagttcaccaaaaaaaaaaaaagttaatccaacagaaaataaattttcaacaattaattataaagatGATCAATATGTACAAAAGGAAGAGTATAGTTCAAgtaaaaaagagaaattagaGAATGTAAAGATTGGTGGTCATGTCTCAATCAAGAATGGTTATCCAACATTAATTCAATCGGTTGTTGCTCAAGGTTTTAAAGCTGTTGCATTCTTTACCAATCCACCACGTACTTGGAAACATCATACAGTCAAATTAGATGAtagtattaaatttaaacagTCCTGTAAATCTCTAAATTTCGATGTTAATTGTATCTTACCACATGGCAGTTATTTCTTAAATTTAGGTTCtccaaataaagaaaatttacaaaaatcaAGAGATTTAATGATTCATGAAAt gAAAAATTGTGAAATATTAGGAGttaaacattttaattttcatccAGGATCacatttaaatgaaattagtgAATCAGAATCAATAAAGATAGTTGCTGAATCATTGGATTATATTTTAGAGAGAACTAAAGATGTTGTTGCAGTCATTGAGTGTACAGCTGGTCAAGGTACAAATTTAGGTTACACATTTGAACATTTACGTGACATGATTGCATTGGTTAAGGATAAAACAAGAGTTGGTGTTTGTTTAGATACTTGTCATATGTTTGCTGCAGGTTATAATATTTCAACAAAGAGTAATTGTGATGTGATTTTCCAAGAGTTTGATAAAGTGGTTGgtttcaaatatttaaaaggtGTTCATTTAAATGACTCAAAATCAACTTGTGGTTCAAAACTTGATCGTCATGAAAATATTGGTAAAGGTCATATTGGAACGCCATGTTTCAAATATTTAGTAAATGATAAAcgttttcaaaatattccaATGATTTTAGAAACTGTTGGTCCATATGATCAAGaagttaaattattatattcatttattgaagatgatgataaaaaataa
- a CDS encoding hypothetical protein (NonF-related protein): MKVLFVISSHSDLGNTNRKTGYYLSEAAHPWKKLQERGIEIDFVSPKGGPCPLDPASYDLSDPINREFWEDAEVQKKLKNTLAPGGVDSNIFEGIHYVGGHGACFDFPSNIPLLQLGARIYEHGGVVSAICHGPSGLLNIKLMGGTYLIQGKNVACFTNSEEEAVGLVKAIPFSLQDCMKERGAYVHVKPNWQSNVQIDGRLVTGQNPQSSTELGDKLGDLVLEIQARRIVAQ, encoded by the coding sequence atgaAAGTTTTATTCGTTATTTCAAGTCATTCAGATTTAGGAAATACTAATAGAAAAACTGGATATTATTTATCTGAGGCAGCACATCCATGGAAGAAATTACAAGAGAGAggtattgaaattgatttcgTTTCACCAAAGGGTGGACCATGTCCATTGGATCCAGCATCTTATGATTTATCAGATCCAATTAATAGAGAATTTTGGGAAGATGCAGAAgttcaaaagaaattgaaaaatactTTAGCACCAGGTGGTGttgattcaaatattttcGAAGGTATTCATTATGTTGGTGGACATGGCGCATGTTTTGATTTCCCTTCAAATATCCCATTACTACAATTGGGTGCCAGAATTTATGAACATGGTGGTGTTGTATCTGCAATATGTCATGGTCCTTCCGGTTTAttgaatattaaattaatggGTGGTACTTATTTAATTCAAGGTAAAAATGTTGCTTGTTTCACAAACTCTGAAGAAGAAGCCGTTGGTTTAGTAAAAGCAATTCCATTCTCACTTCAAGATTGTATGAAAGAACGTGGTGCCTATGTTCATGTTAAACCAAATTGGCAATCAAATGTTCAAATTGACGGTAGATTAGTAACTGGTCAAAATCCACAATCTTCAACTGAATTAGGTGATAAACTTGGTGATTTAGTACTTGAAATTCAAGCAAGAAGAATAGTTgctcaataa
- the mcfL gene encoding mitochondrial substrate carrier family protein produces the protein MIASKETKEKIRNFIGGFASGAASTLAGHPFDTLKVRLQTEGSTGRFRGLAHCFTTTIKEEGFFALYKGVTPPLLGMSIINSCMFGAMNIVKSKIHTDKSTPISLGEIMVSGAITGWIVSFVACPIETVKSKLQVQYTGVKLYNGPIDCIKKIGIRGLYKALIPTGFQRNSLYAYFGCYELAQRYLRREDGSMTMGRSFIAGGIAGTGFWLTNFPFDVIRSRIMTMPYNESPPRYKGMIDCAKHIYRVDGLKGFWKGFSPCLLRTFPANGATFVAYECVMKFFPM, from the exons ATGATAGCatcaaaagaaacaaaagagaaaattagaaattttaTTGGTGGGTTTGCATCAGGTGCAGCAAGTACACTTGCAGGTCATCCATTTGATACACTTAAAGTTAGATTACAAACTGAAGGTTCAACAGGTAGATTTAGAGGATTAGCACATTGTTTTACAACTACGATAAAGGAAGAAGGTTTCTTTGCATTATATAAAGGTGTAACACCACCATTACTTGGTATgagtattattaattcatgTATGTTTGGTGCTATGAATATAGTTAAAAGTAAAATTCACACAGATAAATCAACTCCAATCTCTTTAGGTGAAATTATGGTATCAGGTGCTATCACTGGTTGGATAGTGAGTTTTGTAGCTTGTCCAATCGAAACTG TGAAATCAAAATTACAAGTTCAATATACTGGcgtaaaattatataatggaCCAATTGATTGTATAAAAAAGATTGGTATAAGAGGATTATATAAAGCATTAATTCCAACAGGATTTCAAAGAAATAGTTTATATGCATATTTTGGATGTTATGAATTGGCTCAACGTTATTTAAGAAGAGAGGATGGTTCAATGACAATGGGTAGATCATTTATAGCAGGTGGTATAGCAGGTACAGGTTTTTGGTTAACAAATTTCCCATTCGATGTTATAAGAAGTCGTATCATGACAATGCCATACAATGAATCACCACCACGTTACAAAGGTATGATTGATTGTGCTAAACATATCTATAGAGTTGATGGATTAAAAGGTTTTTGGAAAGGTTTCTCTCCTTGTCTCTTAAGAACTTTCCCAGCAAATGGTGCAACTTTTGTAGCTTATGAATGTGTTATGAAATTCTTCCCAatgtaa
- a CDS encoding AhpC/TSA family protein, whose protein sequence is MTKLKVGDQAPDFTCPDKDGKLVSLKDFIKDQKPIVLYFYPKDETSICTKEACEFRDKYQKFIEAGADVIGVSRDDAESHSKFTSKYSLPFTLLTDKGGELAKLYGAEGNFLSPGRVTFIIDKNGKVALNHSALLSATSHIEESLKVIEQLK, encoded by the exons atgacaaaattaaaagttggtGACCAAGCTCCAGATTTCACATGTCCAGATAAAGATGGAAAATTAGTTTCTTTAAAAGATTTCATTAAAGATCAAAAACCAAttgtattatatttttaccCAAAGGATGAAACTTCTATTTGCACTAAAG agGCTTGTGAATTCAGAGATAAATATCAAAAGTTTATTGAAGCAGGTGCAGATGTTATTGGTGTCAGTAGAGATGATGCAGAAAGTCATTCAAAATTCACATCAAAATATTCATTGCCATTCACATTATTAACTGATAAAGGTGGTGAATTAGCTAAATTATATGGTGCTGAAGGTAACTTTTTATCACCTGGTAGAGtcacttttattattgacAAAAATGGAAAAGTAGCTCTAAATCATTCAGCTTTATTAAGTGCAACATCACACATTGAAGAATCTTTAAAAGTtattgaacaattaaaataa
- the bud32 gene encoding BUD32 family protein kinase translates to MDANECSNSENSATTTIPKSASPSTTISTKVVKLDEIGILISQGAEAKTYETDLYGLKCIVKERFSKAYRHPILDQKISSKRILQEVRSLNKCKKKGIQVPSLYLVDIGNNRIYMEFIKGETVKHYLYKNQESTQHQNQIESIMKELGNQIGIIHEMNVIHGDLTTSNMLLRESTNELVFIDFGLSYTSNSVEDKAVDLYVLERAFISTHPNSEQLFQTILSNYELTSSNSKIVIQKLNQVRLRGRKKTCFG, encoded by the exons ATGGATGCCAATGAATGTAGCAATAGTGAAAATTCAGcgacaacaacaataccGAAATCAGCATCACCATCTACAACTATATCAACAAAAGTTGTAAAATTAGATGAAATTGGTATACTTATTTCACAAGGTGCAGAAGCT aaaaCATATGAAACTGATTTATATGGATTAAAATGTATTGTAAAAGAAAGATTTTCAAAAGCATATAGACATCCAATATTAGATCAAAAGATATCATCAAAGAGAATATTACAAGAAGTTagatcattaaataaatgtaaaaaaaaggGAATTCAAGTACCATCACTTTATTTAGTTGATATCGGTAATAATAGAATCTATATGGAATTTATAAAAGGTGAAACTGTAAAACATTATTTATACAAAAATCAAGAATCAACTCAacaccaaaatcaaatagaATCAATAATGAAAGAATTGGGTAACCAAATTGGTATAATACATGAAATGAATGTAATTCATGGTGATTTAACCACTTCAAATATGTTATTAAGAGAATCAACAAATGAGTTGGTTTTCATTGATTTTGGTCTTAGTTATACTTCAAATTCTGTAGAAGATAAAGCTGTTGATCTTTACGTTTTAGAGCGTGCTTTCATTAGTACTCATCCAAATTCTGAACAATTATTTCaaacaattttatcaaaCTATGAATTAACTTCATCAAATTCTAAAATtgtaattcaaaaattaaatcaagttAGATTAAGAGGTAGAAAGAAAACTTGTTTTGgttaa